Genomic segment of Streptomyces sp. NBC_00654:
CGGCCCGCCGTGGAGCGCGGTGAGTTCACGCTGGAGTACCAGCCGTTGGTGGGCATGACCGACGGCGTCGTGCACGGGGTGGAGGCCCTGGTGCGGTGGCATCACCCGCAGTTCGGGGTCCTGGCGCCGAACCGGTTCATCTCCATCGCCGAGGAGGACGGCTCGATCGTCCAGCTGGGCCGGTGGGTGCTGCGCACCGCGTGCCGGCAGGCGCGGCGCTGGCAGCTGGACCACCCGGACCAGCCGCCGCTGTTCATCAGCGTCAACGTCGCCGTGCGGCAGGTCTGGGACTCCGATCTGGTCGCCGATGTGGCGGAGATCCTGGCCGACACCGGGCTGGAGCCGGGCCTGCTGCAGCTGGAGCTGACCGAGTCCGCGGTGATGGGTTCGGCCGGCCGGCCGCTGCGGGCGCTCCAGGAGCTCAGCGACATGGGCGTACGGATCGCCATCGACGACTTCGGCACCGGCTACTCGAACCTGGCCTATCTGAGCCGGCTGCCCGTCTCCGTGCTGAAGCTGGACGGCTCCTTCGTCCGGGGCTTCCGTTACGACGACGGCGCCCACCCCAGCCCCGCCGACGAGACGATCGTCGAGGCGATGGTCCAGCTGGCGCACCGGCTGGGGCTGACGGTCACCGCGGAGTGCGTGGAGACGGCGGGGCAGGCGGAACGGCTGCGGAGGATCGGCTGCGACACGGGGCAGGGGTGGCTGTACTCACGGGCGGTGTCGCCGGAGCTGATCGCCGGGCTGATCCGCACGCGGCCCGTGCCGTGAGACCTGTGCGCCCCGCGCGTCCCATGTGCCCGGTGAGACCCGTGAGCCCCGGAAGGCCGTCCGGGGCTCACCGAGGCTCACTCGGGCGGCCGGGTCAGGAAGGCAGTCCGTACGCGTCGGCGATCAGGTCGTAGCTGCGCAGCCGCGCCTCGCCGCCATGGGCGTTGGCGGTGATCATCAGCTCGTCGGCGCCGGTGCGCTTGGCCAGGGCGTCGAGGCCGGCGCGGACCTCGTCCGCGGTGCCGTGGATGACATTGGCGAGCCAGCTGTCGACGAACTCCTGCTCCATGGGGCTGAAGGCGTACGCCTCCGCCTCCTCGGGGCTCGGAACCAGCCCCGGGCGGCCGGTGCGCAGGCGGACCATCGACAGGGCACCGGTGAGCACCTGGCGGCGGGCCTCGCGCTCCTCGTCGGCGGCCAGGGCCGAGACGCCGATCAGGGCGTACGGGGCGTCGAGCACCGCGGAGGGCTTGAAGGACTCCCGGTAGAGGTCCAGGGCCGGAACGGTGTTCCGGGCCGAGAAGTGGTGGGCGAAGGCGAACGGCAGGCCGAGGACACCGGCCAGCCGGGCGCTGAAGCCGGAGGAGCCCAGCAGCCAGACGGGCGGCCGGCCCGGGGACTGCACCCCGCCGGGCGCGGTCGCCTGGACCGGGCCGGGTACGGCGTGGATCCGGGCGTACGGGTGGCCGTCGGGGAAGTCGTCGTCCAGGAACCGGATCAGCTCGGCGAGCTGCTGCGGGAAATCGTCGGCCCCCTCGCCCGGCCGGTCGGTGCGGCGCAGCGCGGCGGCGGTCGCGCCGTCCGTGCCGGGGGCGCGGCCCAGGCCCAGGTCGATGCGGCCGGGGGCCATGGCCTCCAGCGTGCCGAACTGCTCGGCGATGACCAGCGGGGCGTGGTTGGGCAGCATCACTCCGCCGGAGCCGAGCCGGATGCGCTCGGTGTGGGCGGCGAGGTGCGCCAGGATCACGGCCGGGGAGGACGAGGCGACCCCGGGCATGGAGTGGTGCTCGGCGACCCAGAAGCGGTGGAAGCCGCGGCGTTCGGTCAGCTGGGCGATGTCCACGCTGGTGCGCAGCGCCTGGGTCGCGGTGCGGCCCTGCCCCACGGTCACCAGGTCGAGCACGGACAGGGGCACGGAAGCCGTTCCGCCTGCGGTGCCGCGAATCTCGTCGCCTCGGATCTCGTCCACGTGTCGGCCTCTCCCGGTGGTGCTGTCGCGTATCGGAAGGAGGAAACAGGAGGATGACTCCGTTTATTCCCGGGGGCCGGCCGCCTTCCGGGTGCCGGCCGCCGTTCCCGGGGGCTTTCCCGCTACTCCCGGACCTCGATTCCCCTGGTGTCCCAGGTCCCCGGCGGCGGTACGCGGGTGGCGAAGAGCGTGCCGAGCTTCGGTGACCAGGCCCGGCGGTCCGCCAGCCGCAGCCCTTCCCAGACCGTCACCTGGTTCGCCGTGAGGACCGGCTTGCCGAGAAGTTCCTCCAGTTCGGGGATGTACGCGGCGGTGTGCAGGGCCGTGTCCGGGAGCAGCACCGCCTCCGCGTCCGGGTGGTCGCCGCCGACGGCCAGTTCCTTCAGCAGCTCCACACCCCAGGTGCCGGCCTCCTGCGCCGTGATGATGCCGCTGCCCCGGGTGGCGACCACCTCGATGTCCCCGGCCTTCAGGAAACCGGCGAAGAGCCCGGCGATCTCCTCCGGGTAGGTCGCGGCCACCGCGACCCGCCGGGCGCCCAGCTCCCGTACCGCGTGGACGAAGGCGAAGGAGGTGCTGGACGCCGGCATGCCCGCGGCACGGGCGAGGGTGGCGATCTGTTCGTGCGCGCCGTCCCAGCCGTACACGAAGCTTCCGCCGGTGCAGGTCCAGACGAGCGCTTCGGCGCCCGCCAGCCGCAGCTCCTCCACCCCGGCGGCGAGCAGGTCGGGGGCGCCGATCGCGCGCAGCTCCTCGACGCGCCGGACGTCCTCGCCGGTCTCGGTGTGGAACAGCGGGAGTCTGATGTCGCTGTCGAGCATGATCTCGATCCGCGGGAAGTCGTCCTCGGCGGAGTGGCCCGGGTAGAGAAGTCCAACGGTCGTCATGTCCACCCTTCCTTTTCGTCCGGTCCTTCGTGTCCGGCGCCGGAGGCGGGGCGAGCGGTCGCCCGAGCGGCGTGTCCCACTGCTGCCCCGGCCCCTTCCCAGTATTCCCCCAGTGGGCGCATCCCTCTCGGCACCTGCCGGGCGCCGCGGACGGCGGTAGGTTGGGTGGCGAGCGTGGCCGATCCGTGCGTCCCCGACGTTGCGAAGTGATGACTCACCGATGCCAGGACCCGTCCTTCTCGTCCTCGAATCCGATCCGTCGCCGCGCCTGGGCCGGCTGACCGGCCGGGTCGTGGTGCGGTACGCGAACGAGGAGAACCTGGCCGAACGGCTCCCGCTCGCGGACGTCCTGCTGGTCTGGGACGCCGCCTCCGACGCGGTCCCCGCGGCCTGGCCCGGCGCGGGGCCGCGGCCCGGATGGGTGCATACGGCGAGCGCGGGCGTGGACCGGCTGCTCTGCCCGGAAATGACCGCGTCCGGCACCGTGGTCACCAACGCGCGGGGCGTCTTCGAGCGGCCGGTGGCCGAGTACGCGGCTGCCCTGGTGCTCGCCTTCGCCAAGGACCTCCCCGGCACGCTGGAGCACCAGCGCCGGCGGCTCCGGCACCGGCGGGAGGGACAGCAGGCCGCCGGGTCGCGGGCGGTGGTCGTCGGCGCCGGGCCGATCGGGCGGGAGATCACCAGGCTGCTGCACGGTCTCGGTGTCCAGGTCGCGCTGGTGGCCCGTACCGCGCGGCGCACCATCCACGGCGTCGGGGATCTGGACCGGCTGGCCGCCCGCGCCGACTGGGTGATCTGCGCGGCGCCCCTGACCGAGGCGACGCGCGGGATGTTCGACGCGCGCTTCTTCGGGCTGATGCAGCCCTCGGCGCACTTCATCAACATGGGGCGCGGCCCGACGGTCGTGGAGAGCGAGCTGGTGGACGCGCTGCGCAGACGGTGGATCGCGGGAGCGGCGCTGAATGTGTTCCAGGACGAGGAGCCGGGGCCGGACAGCGGGCTGTGGGACGTGCCGGGGCTGCTCCTGTCACCGCATCTGAGCGGGGACACGGCGGGCTGGCAGGACCGGCTGGGCGAGCAGTTCGTGCGGATGTACGAACTATGGGCGGCCGGGGAGCCGTTGCCGAACGTGGTGGACAAGCGGCTCGGTTACGTCCCTTCCACAGACCTGCCGACCGACCCGCCGACGGACCCGCCGACCGTACCGCCGACGGACCCGTCCCCGGATTCGCCCGCCTCCCGGGATGACGGAGCGTCATGAACCCCGCCCCCAGGGGGATACGCACCGCACACCTCCCGTAGCACTCCGCCCGCATTGGGGCACGGGAAGGTCACCCTCCGGCCACTTTTCGGTTACATGCGGCCGCTTCCTGCATAGACGTACGGGATCGGGCAGGCGCTCACCCTGTCCGGACTGTTCGAGCCCTCCAGGAGATTGCGAACCATGGCCGACTTCCCGAATCTTTCCCGTCGCGGTTTCCTCAACAGAACGGCGGCCGTGGGCGGAGCGCTCGTCGTTCCCGGTCTGCTCGCCGCGTGCAGCAAGACCGATGCCGGTGCCGCGAGCGGCGAAGGCGCACTCGACAAGCTCCGCAAGCAGGGCTTCGTCCGGGTCGCGTACGCCAACGAGGCCCCGTACGGCTATCTGGAGGGCAAGGAGCTCAAGGGCGAGGCGCCCACCCTGCACCGGGAGATCTTCAAGGCGCTCGGCGTCGACGAGCTGAAGCCCACCCTCTCCGAGTGGGACGGCCTGATACCCGGACTCCAGGCCGGGAAGTACGACGTGGTCAGCGCGGGCATGGCGATCACCCCCGAGCGGTGCGCCAACGCCATCTTCTCCGAACCGGAGTTCATCTCGCCGACCGCGCTGATGATCAGGAAGGGCAACCCGAAGAAGATCACCGACCTGGCCTCCGCGAAGGCCGCCGGAATCACCGTCGGAGTGATGTCGGGCGCGGTCGAGGGCTCGTACGCCAAGGGCGCGGGCATCCCCGAGGGCAGGATCAAGACGTTCCAGAAGCCGCAGGACGGCGCGGACGCGGTCAAGGGCGGCCGGATCGACGCCTTCCTGCTGACCGGCATCTCGCTGCGCTGGCTGGCGAAGACCAACCCCACCACCGAGGTCACCGAGGCCTTCGTCCCGGAGCTGAACGGCAAGCAGCAGTTCTCGCCGGGCGGCGCGGTGTTCCGCGAGGGCAACGAGGACCTGCGGGACGCCTTCAACCGCGAGCTGAAGAAGATCGTCTCGGACCGGTCCCGCTATGTGAGCCTGCTGACGGAGTACGGATTCGGGGCGGCCGAGATCCCGCCGGCCACGCTGAAGACCGCAGATCTGTGCAAGGGCTGACGGGGCGGTCCCCTACACATGAGTGACTTCTTCTCCACTCTCGTCGATGAGTTCCCCCAGGTCCGCGCAGGTCTGTGGGTGACCCTTCAGGCCACCGTCCTGGGCGCCCTGCTGGCGCTCGCCCTGTCGTTCCTGCTGGGTCTGATGGCGGGCAGCCGGCTCCTCCTGGTGCGCGGGGTCTCCCGGGTCGTCGTGGAGTTCTTCCGCGGCACCTCGCTCTACATCCAGCTGTTCTGGCTCTACTACGCGATGCCGCCGCTGACCGGCTACGAACTGACGCCGCTGCTCTGCGGGGTCGTCGCCTTCGGCCTGAACTACGGGGCGTACGGCGCCGAGATCGTGCGCGGCGCCGTCAACTCCGTACCGCGCGGGCAGTACGAGGCGGCGCTCGCGCTCAATCTCAGCCCCGCCCGGCGGATGCGGAAGGTGATCCTGCCGCAGGCCTGGGTGCAGATGATCCCGTCCTTCACCAATCTGCTGATCCAGCTGCTGAAGTGCACCCCCCTGCTGTGGCTGATCTCCGCGGCCGACCTGATGACCGTCATCCAGCAGCTGCGCGACCGCACCGGTGAGACCCTCACCGCGTATCTGACGCTGCTGGCCGTCTACTTCGTGCTGGCCTACGCGCTGACGCTGCTGATGAACCTGCTGGAGCGGACCGCCAAGCGGCGGCTCGGCCTGGCGACCGGCGCGGGCAGCCTGTTCAGGAGCCGCAGCGCGGCCACCACCACCGTCGGAGGTACCCGGTGAACGGCTTCGACTGGAATGCCGCCGGGGAGGTCCTGCCCCTCCTCCTCGAAGGGTTCGAGGTCACCCTGCTCGCGACCGTGCTCGGCACCCTCGTCGCGGCGGTCCTGGGGCTGGCCGTCGCGGTGGCCGGACGGGCGCCGAGCAGGTTCGTGACGGTCCCGGTGCGGGTCGTCATGGAGTTCGTCCGCTCCACCCCGCTGCTCGTCCAACTGGTGGGAGCCGCTGCCCTGTTCACCTCGGTGGAACCGCTGACCATCGGCATCGTGGTGCTGGGCGTCCACTACGCCGCGTACACCTCCGAGGTGTACCGGGCCGGGATCGACGGCGTCCCGAAGGGCCAGTGGGAGGCCTGCCGCGCGCTGTCGCTGCCGCCCCGCCGGACCTGGCAGGCCGTGATCCTGCCGCAGGCGGTGCGCAATGTGCTGCCCGCGCTCGGGAACTACGCGATCTCGATGTTCAAGGAGACCCCGTTCCTCGCCGTGATCACGGTGCACGAGATGGTCTTCGAGGCCCGGCAGTACGGGGCCGAGAACTTCGGGTACTACACCGAGGCGTTCACGCTCGCCGGCCTGATCTTCCTGGTCGCGAGCTACCCCACGTCGCTGTTGATGAGAAAGCTGGAGAAGCGCCTTGGCCACTGAACCCCTCCCCCTGCAGAAGACCGCGGCCACGGCCCCCGGCAACGCGGCCACCGCGCCCGGCAGCACGGCCCCGGTGGCCCCGGACACCGCCCATCCGCTGGTCCGCTTCGACGGTGTCGTGAAGCGGTACGGCGACCATGTGGTCCTGGACCACCTGGACTTCACCGTGCGGCGCGGCGAGCACGTCACCTTGATCGGCCCCAGCGGCTCCGGCAAGACCACGATCCTGCGGCTGCTGATGACGCTGGAGAAGGTCAGCGACGGGGTGATCTGGGTGAACGGCTCCCCGCTGTCGCACGTCCGCGCCCCGGACGGATCGCTGAAGCCGGCCGGTGAGAAGCAGCTGCGCGAGTCCCGGAAGAAGATCGGGATGGTCTTCCAGCAGTTCAACCTCTTCCCGAACATGAAGGTGCTCCAGAACATCACCGAGGCGCCCATCAGCGTGCTCGGCAAGGACCGCGACGAGGCGGAGGCCCGCGCCCGTGAGCTGCTCGACCTGGTCGGGCTCTCCGGCAAGGTCGACGCGCACCCCTCCCAGCTCTCCGGCGGCCAGCAGCAGCGGGTGGCCATCGCGCGGGCACTGGCGATGGAGCCGGAGATCCTGCTGCTCGACGAGGTGACCTCGGCGCTCGACCCGGAACTGGTGGCGGGGGTGCTGGACCTGCTGGGCGACATCGCCAGGAACACCGACATCACGATGCTCTGTGTGACGCACGAGATGAACTTCGCCCGTGATGTCTCGAAGAAGGTACTGATGTTCGACGCGGGCCGGGTGGTGGAGGCCGGCACCCCGGAAAAAATCTTTACCGATCCGGAGCACGAACGTACGCGCGAATTCCTCAACGCGGTGCTGTGACCTCGCCCTTGAGACCACGCCCATGACTCCGGCATATGCCGCACGGATGCGCCCCAGCTGACAGCGCCGGGGCGCGTCCGGGAACTCTTCGACAGCCGCCCGGCGGGCTCGTCCCGGCCGCTATCGTGAGGCGAATGCTTGCGGTCACAACCTGGCAGGGGGAAACCGTGGTGCTGAAGCCCGAGCCGACCGCGCCGTTCCACGCGGTGGTGCACGCCCTTCGCGTGCTCGAAACGGTCTCCAAACACGGCGACGGTGTGACCGATGCCCAGATCTCCCGCGAGACGGGGCTGCCGCCCGGCCACCTCGCCTCGCTGCTCCTGACGCTGCGCCGCGAGGGGTACGTCGAGCAGATCACCGACGGCGCCTATGTCGTCGGCGCCGCACTGCTGCTGCTCGGCTCCGGGGCGGCCCGCCGCGAGGCACTGGAGACCAGGCTCCAGCAGACCCTGACGCAGCTGCGCGACTCGGTCGGCGCGGCGGTCTATCTGAGCAGATACGTCGACGGGGAGATCCGGGTCACGCAGGTGGCCGACGGCCCGCTGACGCCCGCCGTCAACGAATGGGTGGACTTCCGCTCCGCGGCGCACGCCAGCGCGGTCGGCAAGTGCCTGCTGGCCCAGCTCGACCAGAACGGCCGCCGCGACCACATCTCCCGGCACAGGACGGCCCGGCTCACCTCGCGGACGATCACCAACGAGAAGGTCCTCTTCTCCAAGCTGGACGCCCAGCCGGCGACGGTCCCCGTGCTGGACCTCCAGGAGTACGCGGTGGGCACGGTCTGTGCGGCGGTGCCGCTGACGGCCGGTTCCTCGGCGGGCTGTCTGGCGCTGTCCCTCCCGGTGGAGGACGTGCACCGGCTGCGGTCCGCGGCGGAGACGCTGAACCGGCGGGCCGCGCCGGTGCTGCTGTCGCTGGCGCTGTAGCCCCGGGCCGGGCGGGCCGGCCGACGGCCGCGGGCCGGGCCGGCCGGTGGCCGCGGGCCGGGCCGGCCGGTGGCCGCGGGCCGGGCCGGCCGGTGGCCGCGGGCCGGGCCGGCCGGTGGCCGCGGGCGGGTGTCATCAGCACCCCCGGAGACCAGGTATTATTTTCGAGTCAGCAGGCGCCGTTAGCTCAGTTGGTTAGAGCAGCTGACTCTTAATCAGCGGGTCCGGGGTTCGAGTCCCTGACGGCGCACAGACACCACCTTGGGTGCTCTCCGTATCACGGCGAGCACCCAAGGTGTTTTTCATGGTCCGGGCCGGTCCCGGGCGGCAAGCCCGCCGGGGTGTCCGCGGCCGTGTCCAGCAGGGTGTACGCGCCGCTGCGGGCGGCGTCCCACCACACCGGGTCCGCGCAGCTCAGCCCCTCGCGGCGTAACTCCACGCGGTGGACCTTGTTCGTCGCCGTGACCGGCATCCGCCGGACGATCCGTAGGTACCGGGGCGCCATTTTCGTCCCCAGGTCCGGCTGGGCGCCCAGGAAGGCGGCGAAGGCGGCCGGGTCGAACGCGGCCCCGGGGCGCAGGGCCAGGGCCGCCATCACCTGGTCACCGGTCACCGGGTCCGGCACCGCGTAGACCGCCACCGCCGCCGCGTCGTCCCAGCGGGCCAGGATGTTCTCGATCATCGCGGCGGCGAGGTTCTCGCTGTCGACCCGGAGCCGGTCGTCGGTGCGGCCCGCGAAGTAGAGGAAGCCCTCGGTGTCCCGGTAGAAGAGGTCTCCGGTCCAGTACCAGCCGCCGCGCGCCCGCTCGGCGTCCGCCTCCGGGTTGCGCCAGTAGCCCTCGAAGGGGGTGGCGCCCCGGTTGACCAGCTCCCCGATGGCGGCGGAACCGTTCAGCAGCCGCCCGTGCCCGTCGAACACCGCGGCCTCCCGCTCCTCGCCGGTGGCGGGGTCGACGACGGCGAGATCGTCACCGGGCGTCGCCCGGCCGACCGCGCCCGCCGGGGTGCCGGGACCGCGCTGAATGGCCGCGCCGCCCTCGGAGGAGCCGTACCCCTCGACGAGCGGTACCCCGAACCGTTCCCGGAAGCGGGCGGCGTCCGCGGCTCCCGCCTCGGTGCCGAAGCCGAGCCGCAGCGAGTGGTCCCGGTCCTCGGGGCGCTCCGGGGTGGCCAGCAGATACTGAACGGCGCGGCCGACGTAGGTGAAGTAGGTGGCCCCGTACGCGCGCACGTCGTCGAGGAAGCCGGAGGCGGAGAAGCGGCGGCGCAGGGCGACCGCGGCGCCGCCCGCCAGCGCGGGCGCCCAGTCGGCCAGCACCGCGTTGCCGTGGAACATCGGCATGCAGATGTAGTGCACGTCATCGGGCCGCACGTCGAAGTGGGCCGC
This window contains:
- a CDS encoding LLM class flavin-dependent oxidoreductase translates to MDEIRGDEIRGTAGGTASVPLSVLDLVTVGQGRTATQALRTSVDIAQLTERRGFHRFWVAEHHSMPGVASSSPAVILAHLAAHTERIRLGSGGVMLPNHAPLVIAEQFGTLEAMAPGRIDLGLGRAPGTDGATAAALRRTDRPGEGADDFPQQLAELIRFLDDDFPDGHPYARIHAVPGPVQATAPGGVQSPGRPPVWLLGSSGFSARLAGVLGLPFAFAHHFSARNTVPALDLYRESFKPSAVLDAPYALIGVSALAADEEREARRQVLTGALSMVRLRTGRPGLVPSPEEAEAYAFSPMEQEFVDSWLANVIHGTADEVRAGLDALAKRTGADELMITANAHGGEARLRSYDLIADAYGLPS
- a CDS encoding decarboxylase, whose amino-acid sequence is MTTVGLLYPGHSAEDDFPRIEIMLDSDIRLPLFHTETGEDVRRVEELRAIGAPDLLAAGVEELRLAGAEALVWTCTGGSFVYGWDGAHEQIATLARAAGMPASSTSFAFVHAVRELGARRVAVAATYPEEIAGLFAGFLKAGDIEVVATRGSGIITAQEAGTWGVELLKELAVGGDHPDAEAVLLPDTALHTAAYIPELEELLGKPVLTANQVTVWEGLRLADRRAWSPKLGTLFATRVPPPGTWDTRGIEVRE
- a CDS encoding D-2-hydroxyacid dehydrogenase, with the protein product MPGPVLLVLESDPSPRLGRLTGRVVVRYANEENLAERLPLADVLLVWDAASDAVPAAWPGAGPRPGWVHTASAGVDRLLCPEMTASGTVVTNARGVFERPVAEYAAALVLAFAKDLPGTLEHQRRRLRHRREGQQAAGSRAVVVGAGPIGREITRLLHGLGVQVALVARTARRTIHGVGDLDRLAARADWVICAAPLTEATRGMFDARFFGLMQPSAHFINMGRGPTVVESELVDALRRRWIAGAALNVFQDEEPGPDSGLWDVPGLLLSPHLSGDTAGWQDRLGEQFVRMYELWAAGEPLPNVVDKRLGYVPSTDLPTDPPTDPPTVPPTDPSPDSPASRDDGAS
- the ehuB gene encoding ectoine/hydroxyectoine ABC transporter substrate-binding protein EhuB, coding for MADFPNLSRRGFLNRTAAVGGALVVPGLLAACSKTDAGAASGEGALDKLRKQGFVRVAYANEAPYGYLEGKELKGEAPTLHREIFKALGVDELKPTLSEWDGLIPGLQAGKYDVVSAGMAITPERCANAIFSEPEFISPTALMIRKGNPKKITDLASAKAAGITVGVMSGAVEGSYAKGAGIPEGRIKTFQKPQDGADAVKGGRIDAFLLTGISLRWLAKTNPTTEVTEAFVPELNGKQQFSPGGAVFREGNEDLRDAFNRELKKIVSDRSRYVSLLTEYGFGAAEIPPATLKTADLCKG
- the ehuC gene encoding ectoine/hydroxyectoine ABC transporter permease subunit EhuC is translated as MSDFFSTLVDEFPQVRAGLWVTLQATVLGALLALALSFLLGLMAGSRLLLVRGVSRVVVEFFRGTSLYIQLFWLYYAMPPLTGYELTPLLCGVVAFGLNYGAYGAEIVRGAVNSVPRGQYEAALALNLSPARRMRKVILPQAWVQMIPSFTNLLIQLLKCTPLLWLISAADLMTVIQQLRDRTGETLTAYLTLLAVYFVLAYALTLLMNLLERTAKRRLGLATGAGSLFRSRSAATTTVGGTR
- the ehuD gene encoding ectoine/hydroxyectoine ABC transporter permease subunit EhuD, with translation MNGFDWNAAGEVLPLLLEGFEVTLLATVLGTLVAAVLGLAVAVAGRAPSRFVTVPVRVVMEFVRSTPLLVQLVGAAALFTSVEPLTIGIVVLGVHYAAYTSEVYRAGIDGVPKGQWEACRALSLPPRRTWQAVILPQAVRNVLPALGNYAISMFKETPFLAVITVHEMVFEARQYGAENFGYYTEAFTLAGLIFLVASYPTSLLMRKLEKRLGH
- the ehuA gene encoding ectoine/hydroxyectoine ABC transporter ATP-binding protein EhuA — encoded protein: MATEPLPLQKTAATAPGNAATAPGSTAPVAPDTAHPLVRFDGVVKRYGDHVVLDHLDFTVRRGEHVTLIGPSGSGKTTILRLLMTLEKVSDGVIWVNGSPLSHVRAPDGSLKPAGEKQLRESRKKIGMVFQQFNLFPNMKVLQNITEAPISVLGKDRDEAEARARELLDLVGLSGKVDAHPSQLSGGQQQRVAIARALAMEPEILLLDEVTSALDPELVAGVLDLLGDIARNTDITMLCVTHEMNFARDVSKKVLMFDAGRVVEAGTPEKIFTDPEHERTREFLNAVL
- a CDS encoding IclR family transcriptional regulator, which gives rise to MVLKPEPTAPFHAVVHALRVLETVSKHGDGVTDAQISRETGLPPGHLASLLLTLRREGYVEQITDGAYVVGAALLLLGSGAARREALETRLQQTLTQLRDSVGAAVYLSRYVDGEIRVTQVADGPLTPAVNEWVDFRSAAHASAVGKCLLAQLDQNGRRDHISRHRTARLTSRTITNEKVLFSKLDAQPATVPVLDLQEYAVGTVCAAVPLTAGSSAGCLALSLPVEDVHRLRSAAETLNRRAAPVLLSLAL
- a CDS encoding AMP-binding protein, coding for MRSTGTVAELVQRQWGDHRPGLKHEAAVLSHHQVASGAAARAALLVDLLPAGSEPHLGVLLDNTPEFPLWLSAAALAGAAVAGINPTRRGPELARDILHTDARVLITETAHLPLLDGLVLPGVRVLVTDTDAYAELLAPYAGARPGEAVLASVHSGSRMLLYFTSGSTGAPKAAICTQGRLAGAGRSLAAHFDVRPDDVHYICMPMFHGNAVLADWAPALAGGAAVALRRRFSASGFLDDVRAYGATYFTYVGRAVQYLLATPERPEDRDHSLRLGFGTEAGAADAARFRERFGVPLVEGYGSSEGGAAIQRGPGTPAGAVGRATPGDDLAVVDPATGEEREAAVFDGHGRLLNGSAAIGELVNRGATPFEGYWRNPEADAERARGGWYWTGDLFYRDTEGFLYFAGRTDDRLRVDSENLAAAMIENILARWDDAAAVAVYAVPDPVTGDQVMAALALRPGAAFDPAAFAAFLGAQPDLGTKMAPRYLRIVRRMPVTATNKVHRVELRREGLSCADPVWWDAARSGAYTLLDTAADTPAGLPPGTGPDHEKHLGCSP